In Podospora pseudopauciseta strain CBS 411.78 chromosome 2 map unlocalized CBS411.78m_2, whole genome shotgun sequence, the genomic stretch GGAAAAAAGGTTCCCATGCAGCGCGGGAGGATGCCGCTCTGCAGGTCTGACGGGCTGACGTTGGcgagcggcggcggcgggttcGAAACCAcatggaggcgagggaggatggtgaggggcCACGGGGAGGGGGCTCTGTTGACTTGGAACTTGTTTgaagggtggaggaggaggggttgttggggacTCCCGAGGGAGTGGTCTTCCCTGTCTGCAGAGCACAGACCCATGCACAAAGGGTTCTCTGGGACTTCTTGGGCTCTTGGGATTTGTTGAAGAGACCTTGTTGGTTGGAGTGGGAGAGCATCTTCTGGCGGCGGGTAACCCGGAAAACCTGTCTGGATAGGAATACAGTCTTGGCAATGTTGTAATTTCCCTCTCGAAGCGATCCACATTGAAGATGTGCCCAGCCACCGTGATTTCCATACTTTCCCCATCTCGGcgtaaagaaaaagaaaactgACAAGAGTTTTGCGTCATGGTACGATGCTGATGTGTGTTGATCAGTCGACGAGTGGAGAGGTACAGAGTAGCTGTGGCAGCACAAAAAAGAGAGTGATGACGGGTCGGGTTAGGGTTCCCCGTGTGCCGAGTGTGCAAAAGGTTGGGGAAACAGCTGAGCGGTGACGCTAGCGCACGGTCGTTGCAGGTGGTTGTCGCAGCAACGCCCCGCCAAACAAACAGAGCAGGGGTGCTATGGAGCCCACTGACCACTAGCGAACCGCGGTTTTGCCCTCGTCTTGGGAAAGATTGCCATGCTGTTCGTGGGCCGTGACACCCGTGGGTCTTtcaacgacgacgaagcAACTGTAACTGCACTGCACTGCTGAAATGTTACCCATCTCCGTACTTCGGGAATGACGCCTTGATTTAGCAAGTCCCACGTCCCAAGACTGTCCCGATTTGTTCGTGCCCTTTCCCAATTCAATCTTTCTCGAAGGAGACGCATCCCTGTTGGAGGGCCATTTCTACCTGACGGGGGGCCATTCTTTACTCTCTCTTCCGCTCCaccaaagaaagaaaagaagaaccGGCGCTGGAGGGAGATGCGAAAACAACGACCAAGATGATTGTGTCCGAAAACCTGCGTACGGCGTCGCTGTACATTAACAACCAGCTACTGTCTAGAGGCCTGCTGCGCGATGGCCAGAACATCGACTTTACCAACCCGggggagagcgaggaggagatgggcgAGACCATGAGCCGGATCATGTCGGTGGTGAATGACTTGATTTTGCGCCGTGATGTCAGTTTTTATACCCAATTCCCGCCACTTCTCCAAGACATCGGCGTACTGACAGGAAACCAACACAGCGCGATGCAGAGCACCGTGAATCTCTCTCCGCTACTCTCCGCACGCTGCGCGCCGAGTCCCTCCGACAAGCCAACGACATCCAGCGCCTGCAAGAAAAGAACGCAGAGGCCCAGCGCAAAGCTGGCCTGAGCGACGCTGCCGAAACTGCTGTGAGAGCGCACATCAAGACGGCCGAGGCGACGATTCACCGCCTCAAAGAAGAGGCTGCGAGGACGAAGTTGCTGGCTGCCCAAACACGATCTGCCTGCGCCACAGAGGTCCGCAAGAGGGACCGCCAGATTGAGGGGCTGAAAAAGGCGGTAACAGAAGCGGCTAGAGCGAGAGGCGCTAGCAAGAGCCCAGGTGTCACCTCCATCACGGTGGTTGGCGATATCGGCGCCGATGAACAGGGCAACCTATTGCCTCCCACGCCCACGACGACGGCCAGTAGCAGTGATGGGTATGATCTCCGTCAGGAAACAAACTCGTTCCTCGCTGAATTGGCCAAGGGGCTGAGCGAAGAGAATGAGGGGCTTCTGACTCTAATCAGGAGGACGACGGAACAGTTGAAGGACATGAGCGGCTGGGACGGTGGAATGGTGGACAGTGACGGGTATGCTCTGTCGTTGCCCACCAGTTACGATGACATGGCCGCTGAGATTGAGGCTGTCCTTGAACATCTGAGGACGATCCTTACCAACCCATCATTTGTGCCGATTGAggaagtggtggtgagagaaGATGAGATCAACAGGCTGCGCGACGggtgggagaagatggagacgCGATGGAAAGAGGCGGTCCATCTCATTGATggctggcggaggagaatGCAGGCCAGTGGGCGGCCTGTTAAtgtggaggagctcaagatgGGCCTGCGCCTTAGTCCGGTCAAGGTTCAAAACGTGGAAGAGACGGCTCAAGGTGGGCTAGGACTGCAATTGGAATCTGTCCATGAGGGCCATGAGAGTTATCATCATGATCAAGTTGACTAccaggacgaggacgagggtcCTTTGGAGTTGGTGCCTGAGGGTGGCATGGAGGAACAGGACGACAGCGATACTTCGAGTGTCTTTGAAGACCAGCAGATTGATATGGACGAGTTGGATGTCGAGGAGCCTAACGTTGAGATCCTTCAGCAGTCGGTCGTGATGCCCTCGCCTCCCGTCGCTCTGgccccccagcccagcccgTTGCGCGAACATTTTTCGGCCGGAAACAAGGGTGGAAGAGACGGCCCCAATTTGAGGAGACGTCCAAAGTTTGTCGAAGAAGGCGTCCGGAGCCGACCCCTTTCTGAAGAATCGCCGTTACCACCTCCCCATGCCGACAGACCCCAGCAATCACCATCCAAGAAGCCGCTATTATCAGTACGGACCGTGCCTTCTGAGGAAACTGGCACGGCTGCGCAACCGCCTTCCGCGGCCGTCTCTACACCTGATACATCTATCTCTCTGGACAGCGTCTCGTTGCCCAAGGCCGCCGCGGCGGAACCGAAGAGTGCAGTCACGAAAAAGTCAGCGCCAACGCCCCCACCGCATGCGACAAGACCAATCAAGAAGCCATCCCCTGCCCCGAGACCAGTAAGGGAAACACGAAAACCTCCATCTCGGCAACAAgagcgggaggagaagaaaacTAGTActaccagcaccaccactacccggcagcagcaacaggaaAGCGAAGCCAGGCAGAAAAAGGTCACTTCCCGGCCCCCCGTAACACGTCCTACCAGACCACCCATCACCCGTGGACGCTCAGAGACCCGCAAAGGGGACAGCGATAcctccaagccctccaaGCCAACCCCCCGCAACACCTCCGCTACCTCGACCACCTCTACCCGATCCGCGCCAGTCTCATCGAGCTCCAAGACCTCTATCCCGCCCAACCCAGAACCAGCGCCCGGGAAATCCCCTCGCCGCGTGAACTCTcgccttcccctcccacGTAACGCTGGCAGCAGCGGAAGTAATAATTCTGCCTGCGCAGCTGGTACCGCCACTAATAACGCCCCGGTATTGCAACACCCTCAGTCTCCAACACAAGCCCAGCAATCCCCTCTTTCCATGGCGACCATTCAAGCCAAGCTTGCCGCTTCGGAACGCGATGCTGATGCGGCCCGCGTGAGAGCCAAACTCAAGGCAGCAAGGAAGGGCATCCACCTCCCAGGTCCCGGTTCAGGTCGGGTTACAGCAGAGAATAGCATGCCCAACACACCTACCGAAACAATGTCGACCAAGAGTATGAGATCGGAGCAGAGCGACTACATTCAGTATCAGCCTGAGCAGTACgacgatggtgaggatgagctCAGCTCATCGGCTGTCCAGCCTCATCAGGTTATCCATGCAGAGAAGCCACGCAAACGGGAGAGGAATTATGGAGAAGCTGTGACGGCACGGAAGACAAGCGACAAGGTGGCAAGCCGGAGAAGGAGTACTTTGAATCCATGGGAGCTGGAGACGTTGATAAAGGGTGGAAATGCCGAGTAGTTAGGACGGGTAGTGAAAGAAATTGGATATGAATTGGAAAGGCAGGAACAGGGAGGCAATCGTTGTTGGGAGTTGAAGGAGCTGCGGAGTTGGAAAGTGTTGGACTGTTGGAATTTTGGAGTTCAGTTCATCCCCTTTCATCCTGGAAGGCATGTTCATGACGGGTTTTTTTCGTTTTCATATCTTTTCATATCATTACATCGCATTCCCttcacatcatcaacctcctaCCACCAATCCCCCCCAGGTCCATCGTTTATATAAGGTATATACACCCTCCCGCATCACGTACAAACACTGCCATCACTTTTTTTCATCATGCATTGGGAGAGTTTCTGGAAATTCGGTTACACATCACATCATACATCACACACACGTGTCCCCAAACTTATCTACCTTGTCTTAATCAGCGCTCGCTTTCCCCGTCTTGACTGTTCAGTTGGGTTTCTATTCATGTTTCGTGGCAGGCTTTTCGTCCTGAAATGTGTGTTGTTGCATGGTTGGATCTGGTGTTCATCTCATGTCTTTGTTATTGCTGCATTTTGTATTTGCATCCTCTCACTTTGCAAGCATGCTTGCCCCATAATCATTGTCAAAGGAAAGGAGTATCTGGAATTTTGGAGAGCCTTGTGCGAGTTTGGAAAGTGCTAGATAGTGCTATAccccccctaccccccccTCTTTAATAAAAGAATATCCATAGTTTTCAATCTTGACTCTTGTTTTGTATGTGACTGTGCTGGGTAAGATGCTTGGGTAGCTTATGACACAGTGGCATTGTTCAACCCACAGGAAATATCTGATGGCCTGGCCGTTCAGTTGGCAAGACAAAAGAAAGATAATCCCATCaagaggatggtgaggatgtaAACGACAACCCAGTCCTTGGTATTGGGAGACAACGGTGCCAAGACTTGGTGATGGAGTCAAGTGGACCCCCAAAAAGAgccaaaaacatacaacaccgaggattccccagtggtcacccacctgagtactagttcGGCCCTCAGCTGTTtgactaggggagagcggacgggatcccgtatTTTTCAGCTGggtatggtcgtatgtgatggttgttgctgatttTTTCGCCTATATGTGAACAGGTTTAGCCTAGCTGGTAAGCTGAGCCCATGATTGCAGCTTCCCGTGTTATTATGACTCAGTGATCGCTCCTGCCGTTGGTGGTAGATATGGGGATGTGCTGTCATTGGGAAGGTGCCACCTGCTCAAAGAAAACGGCAGAAGAGACAAGGAAGGGACGACGATGACTTGTCTACCTTGAGTTATTGCTCTGACTTTCCATCCCCCTTTACCTTTTACCACATTACCACATTACCACGTTATCACATTACCACATTACCACATTACCACATTCCCACATTACCCCATTCCCACATTACCCCTTTCCAGTCTTTCGCCTTTCGTTACTCCTAAAAATCGGTTGACAGGGGTCTCGAGGTGATCGGGCATCGTTTCGTCGTGTTCAAGTCGGGTCAGTAATCCAAGATTTCCAAGATTTCCCCCATGTAGCCTTTCCTTGCCTTTGAATCCTCCCTCACACATGATGCCTCCTTCAAGTCGAGAACCACATCGCGTCCTGTCGTCCATATCCCCCGTGAATACCCACCTGGgccccttccctcctcaccctttCCCACTCCCCTGATTCCCCAACGATCTTACTTGGCACCTTGCCAACGGCCCATGACCAAGACTCTCCCCTTCTAGTCTGCGCTTCCTCTCTGATCCTTCTCGAAGTTGAGTGGGTACCTAGTCGGATCGGGGTGTGAAGGATCCTCTTTCAGCCAGTTCTCGCGGTTAGTCATGACAGCCAATCTTCCCATACTGTATCATATCGACCTCTCACTCGTCCTCCCACTCAGTCAAATGTCTCTTTGATCTTCATGCTTCTCCATTGCTCTCTGCCGTTGCGAATCCCTGCTTGTGATTATGTTGTCGTCGATTTCGTTCTTGTGAGCTTCATTTCTTTCGAGTCCCAGGCTTGAGGTCCTTCTCTCGTTATCCTGTCAGGCATCGTTGCTCGGGTGTGGTCGATGTCGAGGCCGATATCAAAGGCCATCCTATTGTGGTGTTGTCAAGTGTTGATGTTGCCTTCACGTTGCCATAGTTGTGCCTTAACCGCCCAGATCGtcccatcatccatcaaACGTCGAAGTCCATGCCCGTCATGATCAAAACAATCGAGGGAAGGGACCATCTCTTCTGCAAtcggggttgttgttctCTTCAACAAGAAATGATGgacaggagaagagggaagcAGAGAGAAAGGGGCCGACGAGGGGAccaaggggggggggggcggacAGTATGATATATAGATACTTCATCCTGATGCGAGAtcggggaggatgaagaggggaTGATATGCGTACTTGCGCGTACCTTGCCCAGCCCAGGTGTGGGCGGGTGTGCGTCACGAGCCCTCCTTGCtgtcctctccccctttcaTCTGACACCTGTCTGTCAAGTGAAACTTGTCGTTTTGTCCGGTTTCTGTCAGATGTCATGTCATGTATGCCACCCTCCTGAACAGCGGTCATGCCCACAGATACCCGACTCTTGTTGTTTCGTCCAATGATAAGCTGATGTTCGGTTTTATATCCATGGAATCGTTCATCTGGGGCGTTGGTGGCGGCCAGAGGGCGGTTGTACAAGGAGTATGGGGGCTTGATGGCGTAGTTGGGATCGTCTTGATACCTACTCGCAGAGCAACATCGCAATCCCCGTCCGGTGACGGCGGTGGCGATCCCATATCAATATCTTCTTGTGCTTTTTCCAtatccctcgccttctcgcGGCATCGGCCATCGGTTCT encodes the following:
- a CDS encoding uncharacterized protein (COG:S; EggNog:ENOG503NVYK), which encodes MIVSENLRTASLYINNQLLSRGLLRDGQNIDFTNPGESEEEMGETMSRIMSVVNDLILRRDRDAEHRESLSATLRTLRAESLRQANDIQRLQEKNAEAQRKAGLSDAAETAVRAHIKTAEATIHRLKEEAARTKLLAAQTRSACATEVRKRDRQIEGLKKAVTEAARARGASKSPGVTSITVVGDIGADEQGNLLPPTPTTTASSSDGYDLRQETNSFLAELAKGLSEENEGLLTLIRRTTEQLKDMSGWDGGMVDSDGYALSLPTSYDDMAAEIEAVLEHLRTILTNPSFVPIEEVVVREDEINRLRDGWEKMETRWKEAVHLIDGWRRRMQASGRPVNVEELKMGLRLSPVKVQNVEETAQGGLGLQLESVHEGHESYHHDQVDYQDEDEGPLELVPEGGMEEQDDSDTSSVFEDQQIDMDELDVEEPNVEILQQSVVMPSPPVALAPQPSPLREHFSAGNKGGRDGPNLRRRPKFVEEGVRSRPLSEESPLPPPHADRPQQSPSKKPLLSVRTVPSEETGTAAQPPSAAVSTPDTSISLDSVSLPKAAAAEPKSAVTKKSAPTPPPHATRPIKKPSPAPRPVRETRKPPSRQQEREEKKTSTTSTTTTRQQQQESEARQKKVTSRPPVTRPTRPPITRGRSETRKGDSDTSKPSKPTPRNTSATSTTSTRSAPVSSSSKTSIPPNPEPAPGKSPRRVNSRLPLPRNAGSSGSNNSACAAGTATNNAPVLQHPQSPTQAQQSPLSMATIQAKLAASERDADAARVRAKLKAARKGIHLPGPGSGRVTAENSMPNTPTETMSTKSMRSEQSDYIQYQPEQYDDGEDELSSSAVQPHQVIHAEKPRKRERNYGEAVTARKTSDKVASRRRSTLNPWELETLIKGGNAE